A DNA window from Aspergillus nidulans FGSC A4 chromosome I contains the following coding sequences:
- a CDS encoding Elongator subunit ELP2 (transcript_id=CADANIAT00007282), translating to MRGKISKAEVGNGGGVIAVCLGPDLHIYRIDKHKKVDRFGELPSSAVTHQLLAACSPAFIHAPRKLDSVVCLPMVSFTSEYISVGGNRHPAAADWDVHSGILAYGADNNVALWDPLAESRRGVYSVLVGHTDKVSVVKFYTCPTTGTRLLLTGSVDCTVRLWRADPIDHRRFAHALTLTDHTGSVNAIATNSGVDIIATGGADATVKIWRISIQDSVKGELLESIPTKPRYFPLALALAPLPTDTQDRPVALAVAGTTNIVQIYAAENTVDTPRFKVSATLSGHEAWVRSLAFTVDMHSKTGDLLLASASQDKYVRLWRLNRGEAASSGLVGSEEDAVLGGFEPTLSNKAHQFEAARSKYSMTFEALLFGNEDWVYTAAWNPNPERQQLLTASADNTLTIWEQDPLSGVWLSAERMGELSVQKGSTTATGSTGGFWIGLWSPNGCQIVCLGRTGSWRAWRYQAESDTWDQTLGITGHVRSVNGIQWEPSGGYLLSTSADQTTRLHAQWLREGQKSWHEFSRPQIHGYDLNCVDTLGPDRFVSGAEEKLLRVFKEPKPIAQLLKNLSGLAQNTEGELPDTAQIPVLGLSNQAVGEEAPVETDTAEAESIGQAQAYQSILSNSTQPPLEDQLARYTLWPEHEKLYGHGYEISAVAVSHDRTLIATACKASSIDHAVVRLYDTSDWHEIRPSLAAHTLTITSLSFSADDKYLLSVGRDRQWAVYRRSETDSSSFTLITSNPKGHSRMILDADWAPVSESQLPIFATAGRDKLIKLWQLSGDLAECKATIPSRSSVTSLSFLPHIYRGMLYLAAGEDDGKLSIHQIKVDGVEPSPLASPDRDQSPSKAITELSWRPLTEQSEASADKQDFELAVASDDNSIRIYSISDMVSEP from the exons ATGAGGGGTAAAATATCAAAAGCGGAGGTAGGTAACGGAGGAGGGGTTATTGCTGTCTGTCTGGGCCCGGACCTACATATCTACCGTATCGATAAGCACAAAAAAGTCGACCGGTTCGGCGAACTCCCCTCCTCGGCAGTCACTCATCAATTACTGGCAGCCTGCTCGCCAGCTTTCATTCACGCTCCCCGGAAGCTTGATTCAGTCGTCTGCCTACCCATGGTCTCATTCACCTCCGAATACATCAGTGTCGGTGGAAATAGGCACCCCGCCGCCGCGGACTGGGATGTTCATTCCGGCATCCTCGCCTACGGTGCAGATAATAATGTAGCCTTGTGGGATCCTCTC GCAGAATCACGTCGGGGAGTTTATTCGGTTCTAGTTGGCCATACCGACAAGGTCAGCGTTGTCAAATTTTATACCTGTCCCACAACGGGGACGAGGTTACTTCTGACTGGATCTGTCGATTGCACCGTACGATTATGGCGTGCCGATCCCATTGACCACAGGCGATTCGCCCATGCGCTTACCTTGACGGATCACACTGGTTCAGTTAATGCAATAGCTACAAATTCCGGGGTTGATATTATTGCAACTGGCGGCGCAGATGCAACTGTCAAGATATGGAGGATATCTATTCAAGATTCTGTCAAAGGAGAGCTATTGGAAAGCATACCAACGAAACCGCGCTACTTCCCACTTGCACTGGCACTGGCGCCGCTTCCAACGGACACGCAGGACAGACCTGTTGCATTAGCAGTTGCTGGCACCACTAACATAGTGCAAATATACGCTGCTGAGAATACTGTTGACACACCGCGGTTTAAGGTATCTGCTACACTTTCCGGGCATGAGGCATGGGTGCGCTCGCTTGCCTTCACTGTGGACATGCACAGCAAGACAGGGGACCTCTTGCTTGCTTCCGCTAGCCAGGACAAGTACGTTCGGTTGTGGCGCCTGAACCGTGGAGAGGCTGCATCGTCTGGGTTAGTGGGatcagaggaagatgctgtTCTGGGTGGATTCGAGCCAACATTGTCCAACAAAGCCCACCAATTCGAGGCAGCAAGATCCAAATATTCTATGACCTTTGAAGCTCTTTTGTTTGGTAATGAAGATTGGGTATACACTGCTGCCTGGAACCCTAACCCAGAGCGGCAGCAACTTCTCACTGCTTCCGCAGATAATACTCTGACCATCTGGGAACAAGATCCGTTATCCGGAGTGTGGCTTTCCGCGGAACGGATGGGGGAGCTGAGTGTACAGAAAGGCTCTACTACAGCCACCGGTAGTACTGGTGGATTTTGGATTGGCCTTTGGTCGCCAAATGGCTGCCAAATTGTCTGCCTCGGACGTACAGGTAGCTGGAGGGCGTGGAGATACCAAGCTGAATCTGATACCTGGGATCAAACCTTGGGAATTACTGGACATGTGCGATCTGTTAACGGAATCCAATGGGAACCTTCTGGTGGTTATCTTCTATCAACAAGTGCTGATCAAACAACCCGCCTTCATGCACAGTGGCTTCGGGAAGGGCAAAAGTCGTGGCACGAATTCTCGCGACCGCAGATTCATGGTTACGATTTGAACTGCGTTGACACTCTTGGCCCGGACCGCTTCGTATCAGGTGCTGAAGAGAAGCTGTTACGGGTGTTCAAAGAACCTAAACCAATTGCCCAACTGCTGAAGAACCTTTCCGGACTCGCACAGAATACAGAGGGAGAGCTTCCTGACACAGCTCAGATTCCAGTTTTGGGGTTGTCCAATCAAGCTGTGGGTGAAGAAGCCCCTGTGGAAACAGATACGGCAGAGGCCGAGAGTATCGGACAAGCGCAGGCATATCAATCAATACTATCAAATTCGACTCAGCCTCCTCTCGAGGACCAACTGGCTCGATATACCCTGTGGCCTGAACACGAAAAACTTTACGGCCATGGGTACGAAATATCCGCCGTGGCCGTAAGTCACGACCGCACACTCATCGCCACTGCATGCAAGGCCAGCTCGATAGATCATGCAGTGGTGCGTTTGTACGACACATCCGATTGGCACGAGATTCGACCATCACTTGCAGCTCATACTTTGACCATTACCAGTCTCTCCTTTTCAGCTGATGACAAATATCTGCTCAGTGTTGGACGGGATCGGCAGTGGGCGGTTTATCGTCGGAGTGAAACAGACTCATCAAGCTTCACACTCATTACGTCCAACCCCAAGGGCCACTCGCGCATGATTCTCGATGCGGACTGGGCCCCTGTCTCAGAGTCTCAGCTCCCCATTTTTGCGACAGCTGGTCGAGACAAGTTGATCAAGTTGTGGCAGCTGTCAGGGGACCTGGCTGAGTGCAAGGCTACCATTCCTTCGAGGAGCTCTGTCACTTCCCTGTCCTTCCTTCCGCATATCTACAGAGGGATGCTATACCTTGcagcgggagaggatgatgggAAGCTCTCTATTCATCAGATCAAAGTAGACGGCGTCGAACCTAGCCCCTTGGCAAGCCCTGATAGAGACCAGTCACCGTCAAAAGCCATCACAGAACTATCATGGCGTCCTCTCACAGAACAAAGCGAGGCAAGTGCCGATAAACAGGATTTCGAGCTTGCTGTTGCGAGCGACGACAATTCGATACGTATATATAGCATATCTGACATGGTATCGGAACCATGA
- a CDS encoding putative ABC transporter (transcript_id=CADANIAT00007283), translating to MSDSPDIQVQNLSYKFPDGSSGLTDVTLGLPAGSRTLLIGANGAGKTTLLRLLSGKRLAPSNTISIANKDPFKEGLEGVTYLGVEWVLNSIVRTDIDVPTLLASVGGNAYPERRDELVEILDIDLRWRMHAVSDGERRRVQLAMGLLRPWQVLLLDEITVDLDLLSRSNFLSFLKRETETRPCTIVYATHILDNLAHWPTHLVHMHLGNVRQWGAIEKFKEEAPETSENSQLGEIVLKWLKEDLQARGPRNVRGSQAKTYEAGGIGGYGYEKKA from the exons ATGTCCGACTCGCCAGACATCCAAGTGCAGAACCTCTCCTACAAGTTCCCAGACGGCTCCTCCGGCTTAACAGACGTCACTTTGGGATTGCCAGCAGGAAGCCGAACATTACTGATTGGAG CCAATGGAGCCGGTAAGACCACGCTCTTGCGCCTTCTCTCGGGAAAACGCCTAGCACCCAGCAACACAATCTCCATCGCAAATAAGGATCCTTTCAAGGAAGGTCTCGAGGGCGTCACCTATCTCGGCGTAGAATGGGtgctcaacagcatcgtcCGGACAGACATCGACGTCCCCACGCTCCTCGCCTCCGTTGGCGGCAACGCCTACCCCGAACGCCGTGACGAGCTCGTTGAAATTCTTGACATTGACCTGCGATGGCGCATGCATGCAGTTTCGGACGGAGAGCGCCGTCGCGTCCAGCTAGCCATGGGTCTTCTCCGGCCGTGGCAGGTGCTTCTCCTGGACGAAATCACCGTCGACTTGGACCTGCTGTCGCGGAGCAACTTCCTTTCGTTCTTGAAGAGGGAGACAGAGACCAGGCCCTGCACGATTGTGTACGCGACGCATATCTTGGATAATCTGGCGCATTGGCCGACACATTTGGTGCATATGCATCTCGGCAATGTAAGGCAGTGGGGCGCTATTGAGAAATTCAAGGAGGAGGCACCTGAAACGTCGGAAAACAGCCAACTCGGAGAGATTGTTCTCAagtggttgaaggaggaCTTGCAGGCTAGAGGACCGCGGAATGTacgtggcagccaggcaaaaACTTACGAGGCTGGGGGAATTGGAGGGTATGGGTATGAGAAAAAGGCCTAg